The proteins below are encoded in one region of Helianthus annuus cultivar XRQ/B chromosome 2, HanXRQr2.0-SUNRISE, whole genome shotgun sequence:
- the LOC110888662 gene encoding uncharacterized protein LOC110888662 — MDPYNPNNPNSSSLPFSSPGYTPVMENSFAGYQQMPNAFNQRNQYPMQQLNIPFNQMQMQQPHIPFNQMPYQMKQLMQNLLNMPYQPPPQARPTQIEEEDDDVKVVPETQPEPSKKKNTKGKGKKEDAAAKQQQRLWSKIEEEALAKAYIGSSTSPIIGNNQQSDGFCQEALDIFHAIMEQGEYRTVDSISSKWRKMNTLIQRFCGFYNTTLANKPSGWNNENVFNEALRLYENDKKTSFPHVRAWQIVKDHPKWKATPNEVASAKRATKRSKTSESGSYSVAGSTGRCQININDEPDYDEEPIGEEERPLGRDKSKKIVAEKRKQAASGTGGGSKLEGIMAKLKAFNQTFTETQTEKVKVKKRQAEEKQRRQEEAQQLEEWKIMTTDFSEYPPEDRPILQMMKEKIRKKWCGGV; from the exons ATGGATCCTTACAAcccaaataatcccaactcaagTTCACTCCCGTTTTCGTCACCCGGCTACACACCCGTCATGGAAAACTCTTTTGCGGGTTACCAACAAATGCCCAACGCTTTCAACCAACGAAACCAATACCCTATGCAACAACTCAACATTCCGTTCAACCAAATGCAAATGCAACAACCCCACATTCCGTTCAACCAAATGCCATATCAAATGAAGCAACTAATGCAAAACCTACTAAATATGCCATATCAACCACCGCCACAAGCACGTCCAACACAAatcgaggaagaagatgatgacGTAAAGGTTGTGCCAGAAACGCAACCTGAACCttcaaaaaagaaaaatacaaaggGAAAGGGTAAAAAAGAAGACGCAGCCGCCAAACAACAACAACGGCTATGGTCAAAAATTGAggaagaggcgttggcgaaggcaTATATTGGCTCGTCAACGTCTCCTATAATCg GTAACAATCAACAAAGCGATGGGTTTTGTCAAGAAGCCCTTGATATATTCCACGCGATTATGGAACAAGGCGAGTACAGAACCGTTGATTCTATCAGCTCCAAGTGGCGCAAAATGAATACGTTGATCCAACGCTTTTGTGGGTTTTATAACACAACGCTCGCCAACAAACCGAGTGGGTGGAAcaacgaaaatgttttcaatgaAGCGTTGCGTTTAtacgaaaatgacaaaaaaactTCTTTCCCACATGTCCGTGCTTGGCAAATTGTAAAGGATCATCCAAAATGGAAGGCAACTCCAAATGAGGTTGCAAGCGCGAAACGAGCAACCAAACGGTCTAAAACTTCCGAGTCAGGAAGTTATAGCGTTGCAGGCTCAACCGGTCGTTGCCAAATAAATATCAACGATGAGCCCGATTATGACGAGGAGCCGATTGGAGAGGAAGAACGTCCCCTAGGAAGGGACAAAAGTAAAAAGATAGTGGCTGAAAAAAGGAAACAAGCCGCATCGGGAACTGGTGGTGGTTCGAAGTTGGAAGGTATTATGGCCAAGTTGAAAGCATTCAACCAAACCTTTACCGAGACGCAAACCGAGAAGGTAAAGGTGAAGAAACGACAAGCCGAGGAGAAGCAAAGGAGACAAGAAGAAGCGCAACAGTTAGAGGAATGGAAAATAATGACCACCGACTTTAGCGAATATCCACCGGAAGACCGTCCCATTTTACAAATGATGAAGGAAAAAATTAGGAAAAAATGGTGTGGGGgagtgtag